The Stigmatella aurantiaca DW4/3-1 genome contains the following window.
GTGTGCATGGCGCTGGGCGCCGCGCACCAGGCCGGCATCGTCCACAGAGACCTGAAGGCCAGCAACGTGCTGGTGGTGGAGGACGGGCCCACCCCGCAGGTGAAGCTCTTGGACTTCGGCATCGCCAAGGTGCTCCAGCCCGCGGGCGGCCAGGAGGGGCTGACGCTGGCCGGGCAGCGGCTGGGCACCGCCTATGCCATGGCCCCCGAGCAGCTCCGGGGCGGCCCCATCAACCCCAACACGGACGTGTACGCGCTGGGGGTGCTGCTCTTCCAACTGCTCACCGGGCGCTACCCCTTCCAGTCCAAGGACCGCATGGAGCTGGAGCGGCTGCACCTGGAGGCCCCCCCCCCGCGGCCCAGCGCCTGCGCGCCGGTGTCCCTGGCGGTGGACGCGGTGGTGCTCCGGTGCCTGGAGAAGGAGGCCGAGCGGCGCTTTCCCCACACCGCCGCCTTCCTCACCGCGCTCCGGCAGGCCGTGGACACCCAGGGGCTCGCCTCCGCCGACGGGCGCGCCGGCCAGGCCCTGGCCCTCCACGCGGAGGTGGAGATCGCCGAGGGCGCCCACGACGATGAAGTCTTCCACGCCTCGCTGGCCGACGTGCTCGACCGGCTCGAGCGTGAGCTGCGCCAGATGGGCTTCCTCCTCGCCCTCCAGGTGGGCACTGCCCAGTTGGGCATCCGTCTCCTGGAAGTCGATCGCCCCCTGTCCGCCTCCGAGGCCTGTGCCTTGCGGACGGCCCTGGAGCGGATGTTCCTGGAGGTCAGCGAGCAGGCCCGCCGCCTGGGGGCCCAGCTCCACTTGTGCGTCCATGTCGGTATGGTGGAGGTGCGCGGCGAGGCCTCGGACCTGGAAGTGTTGGGAGGACCCCTCACCGAGCTGTCCACCTGGGTAACGCAGGCCCCGGGCGCGCTGCACATGACCCCCAGCGCCGCTCAAATTCTCGAATTCGGCGCCTAATTTCGGGCCAATTTCCCCCGCCAGGGTGGGGGTGTCCGTCCCTGGACGGTGTAGGTTCTTGTCATCCCGTAGCGCCTGAACGCACCCGTCCAGATTCCGACCCCTCGCGCGGGGCTCGGGCCCGTGTGCGTGCTGATCGCGGCGATGGGCCGTAATCCCCAACAGGAGCGCCGCTCACAGCGTTTTTCTTCGAGCCCACTGCAGCGGCGATTCCCGGCGACCGTGTGAATTCACGGCCGTCTTCGAACTGGGGGGGACCGCCATGCAGAAAGTGCCGAACACAATCCAAGGCCGCAGTGTCTCAAACCGGCGCGAGATGCCGTGGGTCAGCCGGGGGCTGACCCTGGCTTGCTTGTTGGGAGCCACGGTGGGGTGTGAGCCCGCCGAAGCGCCCGCCGCTCCCCGGCGCACCACAAGCCAGCGCGCGGAGACCCTGCAGTCACCCAATGGTCTGTCCGTCAACGGCCTGTCCGTCAACGGCCTGTCCGTCAACGGTCTGTCCGTCAACGGTCTGTCCGTCAACGGTCTGTCGACCCAGGCCTTCCGGGAGTGGTTCAACCTGGACCCCGCGCTCAACGACGTCACCATGCGGTACGTGGTGCGCTGCGCGATGTCCGAGTCCGAGAGCCTCACGTGGCTCAACCCGCGCACCGGTGAACACCACACCTGGACGGGGCAACTGGCGCTGGCGCCCGGCTGGAGCGCGGGGCTGCCGCCCAGCGTCTCCGAGCAGCAGGCCATCACCGCGTGCCTGGCGGCCCACGCCAACAAGTTCGGCCTGCACATCTCCATCTCCGTGCTGGGGCGCGACGCGCTCGGGCTGCCCATCCCGTTCACGAACCGGGAGCTGACGACGTACTCCGAGCGGGAGGCGTGCTTCTTCGGCAACCTCTTCACCCACGAGGGCATCCACGCGGCCAACGACCGCCCCGAGCTGAGCGCGGACGAGAGCACCTCGCGGGCGTGCGGCCTGTCCTCGGACGGCGACGGCTCCGGCTGCGCCCCCATCGCCCACGAGGGCGCCTGCGAGGACTTCTGCACCCTGGATCCGACCCGGACGTACTACACCCACTGCACGTTCAACGGCGTGACGTACCGGCCGCTCACCACCCGCATCCTCCCCTCGGACATCTACCGGTGCGGTGACGGCGTGTGCCAGCACACCGAGGGCTGCGGCACCGGCCACACCGTCGACAACTGCGGGGACGACTGCGGAAAGTGCCCTGACGCTTCGAACTAAGGACGTTTTACCTTCTTAGCAAATCTTGCGACCTATCCAGGGTAAACAGTGACTCATCGGACAACTGGACGCAGGATTAACCACCCGACTTTGTCGTCCGTACTCCTCTGTGGCGCCGTTCTCAGCGGTCCTCTCCAGGAACACTGAAAACGGCGTCGCGGCGGCCGTGGTCTCCACGGCCGCCTTGGGGGGGGAAAACCATGACAAAGCAGCTGGCCGGGTTCCGGCAAAACCGTCGTGCCGTGCGGGGTGCCGTTCGTTCATTCACCGCGGGGCATTCCTTGCAGTGTCTGATGTTGTTCTCGCTGGGCTGCGGCCCCCTCACCCTCGAAGAAGAGGGCGCAAGGGTGG
Protein-coding sequences here:
- a CDS encoding serine/threonine-protein kinase, coding for MGDSESTFRIQGRKVTTPVPWRTEPGGEVNGDLPYSLAGEYLLKRLLASGGHGSVYEAEHRILGRRVAVKVLHPHLADQGEMLQRFVREARIVNQIRHPNVVDIHDFGMMPDGSPYYVMELLEGRTLSQLVQERGRMSAERALAYLEPVCMALGAAHQAGIVHRDLKASNVLVVEDGPTPQVKLLDFGIAKVLQPAGGQEGLTLAGQRLGTAYAMAPEQLRGGPINPNTDVYALGVLLFQLLTGRYPFQSKDRMELERLHLEAPPPRPSACAPVSLAVDAVVLRCLEKEAERRFPHTAAFLTALRQAVDTQGLASADGRAGQALALHAEVEIAEGAHDDEVFHASLADVLDRLERELRQMGFLLALQVGTAQLGIRLLEVDRPLSASEACALRTALERMFLEVSEQARRLGAQLHLCVHVGMVEVRGEASDLEVLGGPLTELSTWVTQAPGALHMTPSAAQILEFGA